Proteins from a genomic interval of Thunnus maccoyii chromosome 1, fThuMac1.1, whole genome shotgun sequence:
- the lrp3 gene encoding low-density lipoprotein receptor-related protein 3, which translates to MGLTELLLGLLWFRSALLGAAGCSERVEVHTERRGVIYSPSWPLNYPPGVNCSWHIQGGQGEVITISFRNFDVAESGHCLGDWLLLAPTWNGESRLCGSMLPPPFISTRGRVWLYFHSQANSSGQAQGFRLSYIRGRLGQSSCQSDEFLCGNGKCLPHSWKCNGQDECGDATDERSCSPPPTEARPGLCPFGSLPCTEAHSTRCLPASLRCNGAPDCPDGTDELGCPDTTCGKRLGNFYGSFASPDFFRANRSSVKELRCSWLLDTQDPKPIVLQLDLQLGPGDSLHVYDGLLQRAEHLLQVLSYHNNRRPALLESSRGQMSVLYMAQPHSPGHGFNATYQVKGYCFPGERPCGSDQGCYSERQRCDGYWHCPSGRDEEACPTCPDGEFPCEGGTGMCYPASERCNNQKRCPDGSDEKNCYDCQPGNFHCGTNLCIFETWRCDGQEDCLDGSDERDCMAAVPRKVITAALIGSLVCSLLLVIALGCALKLHSLRSREYRAFETQMTRMEAEFVQREAPPSYGQLIAQGLIPPVEDFPVYNPTQASVLQNLRLAMRRQIRRHSTRRSTSSSSRRRLEHLWSRLFHSEGRARGHAPLLDPPGPTQITLGLHSYRTVGEQGPQARARSAAGFGDEVDVVGMPGSCCSATMDLQPCMSESPASPLSYQSLDSPEDEELSPVCRESSRAPQSEPSTPGQTDSSTHSQPPLTPQEASVPLCHPRASRKLVLELAVNLKGVSLRRYSPLGPLSPISPLVFPSSSQTPTTQPHTQGLVGTSPTEPSSSSVQAEDSDSHCTVEVPSREIRSREKSVEERRREGKSRLCRFSRTLSDEEGDSGRETTPLP; encoded by the exons ATGGGACTGACGGAGCTGCTGCTCGGGCTGCTGTGGTtccgctctgctctgctcgGTGCAG CGGGCTGCAGTGAGCGGGTGGAGGTCCATACAGAGCGGAGGGGTGTGATCTACAGCCCATCCTGGCCTTTAAACTACCCTCCTGGAGTCAACTGCAGCTGGCATATCCAGGGAGGTCAGGGAGAGGTCATTACCATCAG TTTCCGTAACTTTGACGTGGCGGAGTCTGGACATTGTTTGGGAGACTGGCTCCTGCTGGCTCCTACATGGAACGGGGAATCTAGGCTGTGTGGCTCCATGCTGCCTCCTCCCTTCATCTCCACCAGGGGGCGTGTTTGGCTTTACTTCCACTCTCAAGCCAACAGCTCTGGGCAAGCCCAGGGCTTCCGCCTTTCCTACATCAGAG GTCGCCTGGGtcagagcagctgtcagtcagatgAGTTCCTCTGTGGGAATGGGAAGTGTCTCCCTCACTCCTGGAAGTGCAACGGTCAGGATGAATGTGGCGATGCCACAGACGAACGCAGCTGCTCCCCCCCTCCCACCGAGGCCCGGCCTGGCCTCTGCCCCTTCGGCTCCCTTCCGTGCACGGAGGCTCACTCCACCCGCTGTCTGCCGGCTTCCCTTCGCTGCAACGGAGCCCCGGACTGTCCCGATGGCACAGATGAACTAGGTTGCCCTGACACCACCTGTGGCAAACGACTGGGGAACTTTTATGGCTCCTTTGCCTCCCCAGATTTTTTCCGGGCTAACCGGAGCTCTGTGAAGGAGCTGAGGTGTTCCTGGTTGCTGGACACCCAGGACCCCAAGCCCATCGTGCTGCAGCTGGACCTGCAGCTGGGGCCCGGAGACTCGCTGCATGTCTACGACGGCCTGCTGCAGCGGGCGGAGCACCTCTTACAGGTGTTGTCCTATCATAACAACCGGCGTCCGGCATTGCTGGAGTCAAGCCGAGGACAGATGAGTGTGTTGTACATGGCCCAGCCTCACAGCCCCGGGCATGGCTTCAACGCCACATACCAG GTCAAAGGCTACTGTTTTCCCGGCGAGCGTCCCTGCGGCAGTGATCAGGGCTGCTACTCTGAACGGCAACGCTGCGACGGCTACTGGCACTGCCCATCTGGTCGCGATGAGGAGGCCTGTCCAACGTGCCCGGACGGGGAGTTCCCCTGCGAGGGCGGCACAGGAATGTGCTACCCAGCCTCTGAGCGCTGCAACAACCAGAAGAGGTGCCCAGACGGGTCAGATGAGAAGAACTGCTATGACTGCCAACCTGGAAACTTCCATTGTGGGACTAACTTGTGCATCTTTGAGACATGGCGATGTGATGGCCAGGAGGACTGCCTAGATGGGAGTGACGAGAGGGACTGCATGGCAGCGGTGCCCAGGAAAGTGATCACGGCCGCTTTGATCGGCAGTCTGGTCTGCAGCCTCCTGCTGGTCATTGCCCTCGGCTGTGCTCTCAAACTCCACTCCCTCAGAAGTAGAGAATACAG AGCTTTTGAAACTCAGATGACTCGCATGGAGGCGGAGTTTGTTCAGAGAGAGGCTCCACCTTCTTACGGTCAGCTGATTGCCCAGGGTCTCATCCCTCCAGTGGAGGATTTCCCAGTGTACAACCCCACACAG GCCTCTGTGTTACAGAACCTGCGGTTGGCGATGCGCAGACAGATCAGACGTCACTCAACACGGCgttccacctcctcctcctctcgtcGTCGTCTCGAGCATCTGTGGAGTCGCCTATTCCACAGTGAAGGGCGAGCCAGAGGGCATGCCCCTCTGCTTGACCCCCCTGGTCCTACGCAGATCACCCTGGGGCTCCACAGCTACCGAACTGTGGGGGAGCAGGGGCCCCAGGCCAGGGCCAGGTCTGCAGCTGGTTTCGGGGATGAGGTTGATGTGGTGGGTATGCCAGGCTCCTGCTGCTCAGCTACCATGGACCTGCAGCCCTGCATGTCAGAGAGCCCtgcgtctcctctctcctacCAGTCATTGGACAGTCCAGAGGACGAGGAACTGTCACCTGTCTGCAGGGAAAGCAGCAGGGCTCCACAGTCCGAGCCTTCCACTCCTGGCCAGACTGACTCTTCAACCCACAGCCAACCTCCTCTCACCCCCCAGGAAGCCTCTGTACCCCTGTGCCACCCCCGGGCATCTAGAAAACTGGTTCTAGAGCTGGCAGTTAACCTGAAGGGTGTTTCCCTGAGACGTTACTCCCCCTTGGGGCCTCTATCGCCTATCTCACCCCTTGTGTTTCCTAGCAGCTCCCAGACACCGACAACCCAACCTCACACCCAGGGGCTGGTGGGGACTTCACCCACAGAGccctcatcttcctctgtgCAAGCAGAGGACAGCGACAGCCACTGTACAGTGGAAGTGCCAAGTAGGGAAATAAGAAGCAGGGAAAAAAGtgtggaagagaggaggagggagggcaAGAGCAGACTGTGCAGGTTCAGCAGGACCCTCAGTGACGAAGAAGGAGATTCAGGGAGGGAGACAACACCCCTACCTTAG